In Alkalihalobacterium alkalinitrilicum, a genomic segment contains:
- a CDS encoding nitrilase-related carbon-nitrogen hydrolase produces the protein MTERTSEKISSIVSKLNCSDCKLINFAKGEIRCKADSCSCENKKIEHKTILDLYANLYFHLDNINLAEFETIIQDDDGLYQKIHQEIKDAWKHHTREYPYDTYDDKDLSVETKQRFEKSLLVSSNLEELLLTIVSWLYILDEHLAGIGDDLDQFRFEMELKTVRGILIRKKPSIITEYFSENEINPPVNPNYISLIANVKNFQLVQSKYQYYEVKHQRIYPFELLQGKTIEDISVGFLPGNLTFEDYKWEVSSEDENYNKAFVFQEIINADYYDHVEKNIEKVLTKKPNFIILPELAAPWELQTKIKIQIEDHFTEIDAKGLPEHLALLISGSFHEKTTLIFPHEQHKAEKFYNVSSIALGDGSDFYHVCKMNKFKVVKYKGYQGSLAAFRENHGIEKSAFDKREIKIIETPIGRIAILICVDLLNINVEEIITERHVNILFVMTLTQSPSTGKFLRRMQELGERSQTTVIICNNTGSFQNSDKIVAYFPGIKEPFTSDQDGEVYTIKEMIEGAQKNSAKKERKKRLLKKVKLHTIDSKVYYLCTKRDAEEG, from the coding sequence GTGACGGAACGTACTTCAGAAAAAATTAGTAGTATTGTAAGTAAGCTCAATTGTTCAGACTGTAAATTAATTAATTTTGCGAAAGGTGAGATCCGCTGTAAAGCTGATAGTTGTTCATGTGAAAACAAAAAAATTGAGCACAAAACCATACTTGACCTTTATGCTAATCTCTATTTTCATTTAGATAATATTAACTTAGCAGAATTTGAGACGATTATTCAGGATGACGATGGATTGTATCAAAAAATTCATCAAGAGATAAAGGACGCATGGAAACATCATACACGGGAGTATCCGTACGATACATATGATGACAAGGATTTATCAGTTGAAACGAAACAACGATTTGAAAAATCTTTACTGGTATCTTCTAATCTTGAAGAATTATTACTTACGATAGTTAGTTGGTTGTATATATTAGATGAGCACCTTGCTGGAATAGGAGATGATCTAGATCAGTTTCGGTTTGAAATGGAATTGAAAACGGTCCGAGGAATATTAATTCGGAAGAAACCCTCTATTATTACGGAATACTTTTCAGAAAATGAAATTAATCCACCTGTTAATCCCAATTACATTTCTCTAATTGCAAATGTAAAAAACTTTCAGCTTGTTCAATCGAAATATCAATATTATGAAGTAAAACATCAACGAATTTATCCGTTTGAATTACTTCAAGGAAAAACGATTGAAGATATATCCGTTGGTTTCCTACCAGGGAATCTCACATTCGAAGACTATAAATGGGAAGTCAGCAGTGAAGATGAGAACTATAATAAAGCATTTGTTTTTCAAGAAATTATAAACGCAGATTATTATGATCATGTAGAAAAGAACATTGAAAAAGTTTTAACCAAAAAACCAAACTTCATTATTCTTCCCGAACTGGCGGCGCCATGGGAATTACAAACTAAGATTAAAATACAAATAGAAGATCATTTTACAGAGATTGATGCCAAAGGATTACCTGAGCACCTAGCCTTACTTATTTCAGGTTCGTTTCATGAAAAAACAACGTTGATCTTTCCTCATGAACAACACAAGGCTGAAAAGTTTTATAATGTATCATCGATTGCTCTAGGTGACGGTAGTGACTTCTATCATGTATGCAAAATGAATAAGTTTAAAGTTGTTAAGTACAAAGGTTATCAAGGAAGTTTAGCAGCATTTCGAGAAAATCATGGTATTGAAAAAAGCGCATTTGATAAGCGGGAAATTAAGATTATTGAAACACCAATAGGGAGAATCGCCATATTAATTTGTGTTGATTTGCTGAACATTAATGTTGAAGAAATTATCACAGAGCGGCATGTTAATATCCTTTTCGTCATGACATTAACCCAAAGTCCCTCAACAGGGAAATTTTTGAGAAGAATGCAAGAGTTAGGAGAGCGTTCGCAAACAACAGTTATTATCTGTAACAATACGGGTTCTTTTCAGAATAGCGACAAAATTGTTGCTTATTTTCCAGGGATTAAAGAGCCGTTTACAAGTGATCAAGATGGGGAAGTTTATACAATAAAAGAGATGATTGAAGGCGCACAAAAAAACAGTGCTAAAAAAGAGAGAAAGAAAAGATTGCTAAAAAAAGTAAAACTACATACAATAGACAGTAAGGTGTACTATCTGTGTACTAAAAGGGATGCTGAGGAGGGATAG
- a CDS encoding VanZ family protein, protein MYKILAWTAVILWMALIFYLSHQPATVSSELSEGITEVIVTTVEKVIPHADFDLGTFNHLVRKNAHFFAYMIFGVLTLNALRRSGVVGYRSMGWTLSICILYAISDEVHQLFVPGRSGEVRDVLIDTAGAIVGIGMYWLIAKLMRRRSTR, encoded by the coding sequence ATGTATAAAATACTTGCATGGACAGCCGTTATCCTCTGGATGGCGCTTATTTTCTACCTCTCTCATCAACCCGCAACCGTGTCGAGCGAGTTAAGTGAAGGAATAACAGAGGTTATTGTAACAACAGTTGAAAAAGTTATACCTCATGCAGATTTTGATCTTGGTACTTTCAATCATCTTGTCAGGAAAAATGCTCACTTTTTTGCCTACATGATTTTTGGAGTGTTAACGCTGAACGCGTTAAGGAGAAGTGGTGTAGTTGGCTACCGCAGTATGGGGTGGACCTTATCCATTTGTATCCTTTATGCAATTTCTGATGAAGTGCACCAGCTGTTTGTTCCTGGAAGGTCAGGTGAAGTAAGAGATGTTCTCATTGATACCGCTGGGGCAATTGTTGGGATTGGGATGTATTGGTTGATCGCGAAACTAATGAGAAGACGAAGTACTCGCTGA